From Cellulomonas fimi ATCC 484, a single genomic window includes:
- the ftsH gene encoding ATP-dependent zinc metalloprotease FtsH, protein MNLKRLARGPILWIVLAVVLLWIGATALTSPRISRIDTSDGLELLADGKVESAKITEGQQRVDLTLEADFEKGDDNFGKLVQFFYVVPQGPAVADAIASADLPDGYTSEVPQTSWWSSLLSIVLPFVIILGVFWFLMSNMQGGGSRVMSFGKSRAKLVSKESPQVTFADVAGVDEALEELQEIKEFLSEPAKFQAVGAKIPKGVLLYGPPGTGKTLLARAVAGEAGVPFYSISGSDFVEMFVGVGASRVRDLFQQAKENSPAIIFVDEIDAVGRHRGAGLGGGHDEREQTLNQMLVEMDGFDVKTNVILIAATNRPDILDPALLRPGRFDRQVAVEPPDLRGRERILQVHAQGKPMAPHVDLVGVARRTPGFTGADLANVLNEAALLTARKNAQVIDDHALDEAIDRVIAGPQKRTRVMNVKEQKITAYHEGGHALVAAALRYTDPVTKVTILPRGRALGYTMVMPIEDKYSTTRNELLDQLAYAMGGRVAEELVFHDPTTGASNDIEKATATARRMVTQFGMSSRLGAIRLGQESNEVFLGRDVGHQRDYSEDVAGAIDLEVRALIERAHDEAWEILVEYREVLDTLVLELLEKETLNAEQLAEIFTPVVKREPRQVWLSSDQRAVSNQGPVMTAAEKAAQNGHPVIPEDEAAVVGEGNPPTKVIELPPGQTPDTKGWSRDGE, encoded by the coding sequence ATGAACCTCAAGCGACTTGCCCGTGGTCCGATCCTGTGGATCGTGCTCGCCGTCGTGCTGCTGTGGATCGGCGCCACGGCCCTCACCAGCCCGCGGATCAGCCGCATCGACACCTCGGACGGGCTCGAGCTGCTCGCCGACGGCAAGGTCGAGTCGGCGAAGATCACCGAGGGCCAGCAGAGGGTCGACCTGACGCTCGAGGCGGACTTCGAGAAGGGCGACGACAACTTCGGCAAGCTCGTCCAGTTCTTCTACGTGGTTCCGCAGGGGCCCGCGGTGGCGGACGCGATCGCGTCGGCGGACCTGCCGGACGGCTACACCTCCGAGGTCCCGCAGACGTCGTGGTGGTCGAGCCTGCTGAGCATCGTGCTGCCGTTCGTCATCATCCTGGGCGTCTTCTGGTTCCTCATGTCCAACATGCAGGGCGGCGGCTCGCGCGTGATGAGCTTCGGCAAGTCGCGCGCCAAGCTCGTGAGCAAGGAGTCGCCGCAGGTCACGTTCGCGGACGTCGCGGGCGTCGACGAGGCGCTCGAGGAGCTCCAGGAGATCAAGGAGTTCCTCTCCGAGCCCGCCAAGTTCCAGGCCGTCGGCGCCAAGATCCCGAAGGGCGTGCTGCTGTACGGGCCGCCCGGGACGGGCAAGACGCTCCTGGCCCGCGCCGTCGCGGGTGAGGCGGGCGTGCCGTTCTACTCGATCTCCGGCTCGGACTTCGTCGAGATGTTCGTCGGCGTGGGCGCGAGCCGTGTGCGTGACCTGTTCCAGCAGGCCAAGGAGAACTCGCCGGCGATCATCTTCGTCGACGAGATCGACGCGGTCGGCCGGCACCGCGGTGCGGGCCTGGGCGGCGGGCACGACGAGCGCGAGCAGACGCTCAACCAGATGCTCGTCGAGATGGACGGGTTCGACGTCAAGACGAACGTCATCCTCATCGCGGCGACGAACCGCCCCGACATCCTCGACCCCGCCCTGCTGCGGCCGGGCCGTTTCGACCGGCAGGTCGCGGTCGAGCCGCCCGACCTGAGGGGCCGCGAGCGCATCCTGCAGGTGCACGCGCAGGGCAAGCCGATGGCGCCGCACGTCGACCTCGTGGGCGTCGCACGGCGCACGCCCGGCTTCACGGGTGCGGACCTGGCGAACGTGCTCAACGAGGCGGCGCTGCTGACCGCGCGCAAGAACGCGCAGGTCATCGACGACCACGCGCTCGACGAGGCGATCGACCGCGTCATCGCCGGCCCGCAGAAGCGGACGCGCGTGATGAACGTCAAGGAGCAGAAGATCACCGCGTACCACGAGGGCGGTCACGCCCTGGTGGCGGCGGCGCTCCGGTACACCGACCCGGTCACGAAGGTGACAATCCTGCCGCGCGGCCGAGCGCTGGGCTACACGATGGTCATGCCCATCGAGGACAAGTACTCGACGACGCGCAACGAGCTGCTCGACCAGCTCGCGTACGCGATGGGCGGCCGCGTCGCCGAGGAGCTCGTCTTCCACGACCCGACGACGGGCGCGAGCAACGACATCGAGAAGGCCACGGCGACGGCCCGGCGGATGGTCACGCAGTTCGGCATGAGCAGCCGGCTGGGTGCGATCCGGCTGGGTCAGGAGTCCAACGAGGTGTTCCTGGGCCGCGACGTCGGCCACCAGCGGGACTACTCGGAGGACGTCGCGGGCGCGATCGACCTCGAGGTGCGGGCGCTGATCGAGCGGGCGCACGACGAGGCGTGGGAGATCCTCGTCGAGTACCGCGAGGTGCTCGACACCCTGGTCCTGGAGCTCCTGGAGAAGGAGACGCTGAACGCCGAGCAGCTCGCGGAGATCTTCACGCCCGTCGTGAAGCGCGAGCCGCGCCAGGTGTGGCTCTCCAGCGACCAGCGCGCGGTGTCGAACCAGGGCCCCGTCATGACCGCCGCCGAGAAGGCCGCGCAGAACGGCCACCCCGTCATCCCCGAGGACGAGGCCGCCGTGGTGGGCGAGGGGAACCCGCCGACCAAGGTCATCGAGCTCCCGCCGGGGCAGACGCCGGACACGAAGGGCTGGAGCCGCGACGGTGAGTGA
- the folE gene encoding GTP cyclohydrolase I FolE, whose product MNPVTGGGRAVGEYDEQRAEAAVRELLLAVGEDPDREGLLETPARVARAYREIFAGLYQDPTDVLTTTFDLGHEEMVLVKDIEVYSTCEHHLVPFHGVAHVGYIPGEDGRITGLSKLARLVDVYARRPQVQERLTSQVADALVEVLQPRGVLVVVECEHLCMSMRGVRKPGSRTVTSAVRGQMRDVATRAEAMSLVLGR is encoded by the coding sequence ATCAACCCGGTGACGGGCGGCGGCCGGGCCGTGGGCGAGTACGACGAGCAGCGGGCCGAGGCCGCCGTCCGTGAGCTGCTGCTCGCGGTCGGCGAGGACCCGGACCGTGAGGGGCTGCTGGAGACGCCGGCACGCGTCGCCCGCGCGTACCGGGAGATCTTCGCGGGGCTCTACCAGGACCCGACCGACGTCCTGACCACCACGTTCGACCTCGGCCACGAGGAGATGGTGCTGGTCAAGGACATCGAGGTGTACTCGACGTGCGAGCACCACCTGGTGCCCTTCCACGGCGTCGCGCACGTCGGCTACATCCCTGGCGAGGACGGCCGCATCACGGGGCTCAGCAAGCTCGCGCGGCTCGTCGACGTCTACGCCCGGCGCCCGCAGGTGCAGGAGCGGCTGACGTCGCAGGTCGCGGACGCGCTCGTCGAGGTGCTCCAGCCGCGCGGCGTGCTCGTCGTGGTCGAGTGCGAGCACCTGTGCATGTCCATGCGCGGGGTCCGCAAGCCCGGGTCCCGGACCGTCACGTCCGCGGTGCGCGGGCAGATGCGTGACGTCGCGACCCGTGCCGAGGCGATGAGCCTGGTCCTCGGCCGCTGA
- the folP gene encoding dihydropteroate synthase, with protein MTRPDGPATTGPHPGPEPFPDRLRGLGRTLVMGVVNVTPDSFSDGGRWFTPGAAVAHGLELLAHGADLLDVGGESTRPGARRVPVDEELARVLPVVEELTARGAAVSVDTTRAAVARAAVERGAVLVNDVSGGLADEGMARAVAETGVAYVAMHWRGHADVMDDLDDYDDVVADVRAELAARVAHLRAAGVDDRQVVLDPGLGFAKPGASNWPLLARLPELLGDGFPVLVGASRKRFLGHLLARPDGTPAPPLARDGATAAISALAAAAGAWCVRVHEVAGSADAVRVAAAWRGAGAGPAGVVGDASPPGAWAPEQDELPVDEDASMRSST; from the coding sequence GTGACCCGCCCCGACGGACCCGCGACGACCGGCCCGCACCCCGGCCCGGAGCCGTTCCCGGACCGGCTGCGCGGGCTGGGGCGGACCCTCGTCATGGGCGTCGTCAACGTCACGCCGGACTCGTTCTCCGACGGGGGCCGCTGGTTCACCCCCGGTGCCGCGGTCGCGCACGGGCTGGAGCTGCTGGCGCACGGCGCGGACCTCCTCGACGTCGGTGGCGAGTCGACGCGTCCCGGTGCACGCCGGGTGCCCGTCGACGAGGAGCTCGCGCGCGTGCTGCCCGTGGTCGAGGAGCTCACGGCCCGCGGAGCCGCGGTCAGCGTCGACACGACGCGCGCGGCCGTCGCCCGGGCCGCGGTGGAGCGCGGCGCGGTGCTGGTCAACGACGTGTCCGGCGGCCTGGCCGACGAGGGCATGGCCCGTGCGGTCGCCGAGACCGGGGTCGCGTACGTGGCGATGCACTGGCGCGGGCACGCCGACGTCATGGACGACCTCGACGACTACGACGACGTCGTGGCCGACGTGCGGGCGGAGCTCGCGGCGCGCGTCGCGCACCTGCGGGCCGCGGGTGTCGACGACCGGCAGGTCGTGCTCGACCCCGGGCTGGGGTTCGCGAAGCCGGGCGCGAGCAACTGGCCGCTGCTGGCGCGCCTGCCCGAGCTGCTCGGTGACGGCTTCCCGGTGCTGGTCGGTGCGAGCCGCAAACGGTTCCTCGGGCACCTGCTGGCGCGTCCCGACGGCACCCCGGCACCGCCCCTGGCCCGCGACGGCGCGACCGCCGCGATCTCGGCGCTCGCCGCCGCCGCGGGGGCGTGGTGCGTGCGGGTCCACGAGGTGGCAGGCTCGGCCGACGCGGTCCGGGTGGCGGCCGCGTGGCGCGGAGCCGGAGCCGGACCGGCCGGCGTCGTCGGGGACGCCTCACCCCCCGGCGCGTGGGCACCCGAGCAGGACGAGCTTCCGGTCGACGAGGACGCGAGCATGAGGAGCAGCACGTGA
- the folK gene encoding 2-amino-4-hydroxy-6-hydroxymethyldihydropteridine diphosphokinase: MTTHDEHGAAYDGNGRRLDQIRLSGIAATGYHGVFEHERREGQTFVADVVVHLDTRRAAAGDDLAHTLDYGVLAQQVAAVLAGEPVDLVETLAERIAATVLAAGAVQAVDVAVHKPQAPIPVPFGDVVVAIRRDRTKLPAAEPYTGELRASAPRPLPTTPPAGHAAPLAAGHLTSPPTGPVAPVALPATPPSGHVAPPPGGPSSGPVDGPLDETAVLPAMPALPPPGPVAPGPAAPTPGLVGAGPVPFGAPGPDVPTGSPSGALTGASWDPSATQVMPGPVPAYDDEPEGFVTGEIVTDALDDAPAEPVEVVLALGANLGAAQETLRDAVSDLAATRGVEVTDVSPLARTAAVGPEQPDYLNAVVLARTTLSPRDLLRATQAIEHAHGRERAERWGPRTLDIDIVVYGSVLAVTDDLELPHPRAHERAFVLEPWSQLDPDAILPGLGGGPVAALAATAPDRGGVRWLALDWLTAPVPGTSGVPVVEAPVRDSVLPPDGYAPAADPSQVPRTPSP; this comes from the coding sequence GTGACGACGCACGACGAGCACGGGGCGGCGTACGACGGCAACGGACGGCGGCTCGACCAGATCCGGCTGAGCGGGATCGCCGCCACGGGGTACCACGGCGTGTTCGAGCACGAGCGGCGCGAGGGCCAGACGTTCGTCGCGGACGTCGTCGTGCACCTCGACACGCGCCGCGCGGCCGCGGGAGACGACCTCGCGCACACGCTGGACTACGGCGTCCTCGCGCAGCAGGTCGCTGCCGTCCTCGCGGGTGAGCCCGTGGACCTCGTCGAGACGCTCGCGGAGCGCATCGCCGCGACGGTGCTGGCCGCCGGGGCGGTGCAGGCCGTCGACGTCGCCGTGCACAAGCCGCAGGCGCCGATCCCGGTGCCGTTCGGCGACGTGGTCGTCGCGATCCGCCGCGACCGCACCAAGCTCCCGGCCGCCGAGCCGTACACGGGCGAGCTGCGGGCCTCGGCGCCGCGCCCGCTGCCGACGACGCCACCTGCGGGCCACGCCGCACCGCTGGCGGCGGGCCACCTCACGTCGCCGCCGACGGGACCCGTCGCGCCCGTCGCGCTGCCCGCGACCCCGCCGTCGGGCCACGTCGCCCCGCCGCCCGGCGGGCCGTCGAGCGGTCCCGTCGACGGCCCGCTCGACGAGACCGCGGTCCTCCCGGCGATGCCCGCCCTGCCGCCGCCCGGGCCGGTCGCGCCGGGTCCCGCCGCACCGACGCCGGGCCTCGTCGGCGCCGGACCGGTCCCGTTCGGCGCCCCCGGCCCCGACGTCCCGACCGGCTCGCCGAGCGGTGCGCTCACGGGGGCGTCGTGGGACCCGTCGGCCACGCAGGTCATGCCCGGCCCCGTGCCTGCGTACGACGACGAGCCCGAGGGCTTCGTCACGGGCGAGATCGTCACCGACGCGCTGGACGACGCCCCGGCCGAGCCGGTCGAGGTCGTGCTCGCGCTGGGCGCGAACCTGGGTGCGGCGCAGGAGACGCTGCGGGACGCGGTGTCCGACCTCGCGGCGACGCGCGGTGTCGAGGTCACGGACGTCTCGCCGCTGGCCCGGACCGCCGCCGTCGGGCCCGAGCAGCCCGACTACCTCAACGCCGTCGTGCTCGCGCGCACGACGCTCTCGCCGCGTGACCTGCTGCGTGCGACCCAGGCGATCGAGCACGCGCACGGCCGCGAGCGCGCCGAGCGGTGGGGGCCGCGCACGCTCGACATCGACATCGTCGTGTACGGGTCGGTGCTGGCGGTCACGGACGACCTGGAGCTGCCGCACCCGCGGGCGCACGAGCGGGCGTTCGTGCTCGAGCCGTGGTCGCAGCTCGACCCGGACGCGATCCTGCCGGGCCTCGGCGGCGGCCCGGTCGCGGCCCTCGCGGCGACGGCACCTGACCGGGGCGGCGTGCGGTGGCTCGCGCTCGACTGGCTGACGGCCCCCGTCCCGGGCACGAGCGGGGTGCCGGTCGTCGAGGCGCCCGTGCGGGACTCCGTGCTCCCGCCCGACGGGTACGCCCCCGCGGCCGACCCGTCGCAGGTGCCGCGGACGCCGTCCCCGTGA
- a CDS encoding DUF3180 domain-containing protein, with the protein MIQATRWPTLLAVAAVVAAVTWIVLDVLVGNGTAPPQVPWLVAAVEVVIAGVVLAMGWAVRQFLRGKRPGLDPIRAARTAVLAKASCYTGALLAGWYGGQALALVTDLAVPGNGGRAGAAAVATGGAVVLAVVGLVVERFCRVPPPDEGAVRGDEAAPDASV; encoded by the coding sequence GTGATCCAGGCGACCCGCTGGCCGACGCTCCTCGCGGTCGCGGCCGTCGTCGCGGCGGTGACGTGGATCGTCCTGGACGTGCTGGTCGGCAACGGCACGGCGCCGCCGCAGGTGCCGTGGCTCGTCGCGGCGGTCGAGGTGGTGATCGCCGGCGTGGTGCTCGCGATGGGCTGGGCCGTGCGGCAGTTCCTGCGCGGGAAGCGGCCGGGCCTCGACCCGATCCGCGCGGCCCGCACCGCGGTCCTCGCGAAGGCCTCGTGCTACACGGGCGCGCTGCTGGCCGGCTGGTACGGCGGGCAGGCGCTCGCGCTGGTCACGGACCTCGCCGTCCCGGGCAACGGCGGGCGCGCGGGTGCGGCGGCGGTCGCGACGGGCGGGGCCGTGGTGCTGGCCGTCGTCGGGCTCGTCGTCGAGCGCTTCTGCCGGGTCCCGCCGCCGGACGAGGGTGCGGTGCGCGGCGACGAGGCGGCACCCGACGCGTCGGTCTGA
- a CDS encoding VOC family protein: MTSIQHVTLEVTDTASADTFYRTVLGADVPVRTRASDAPSTGFRGFTLGVDLHSPADVDAVVERAHAAGARVVKRAEAQPWGGYSGVVEAPDGTVWKVATAAPAGTAPTGGTVERTVLLLGVGAVAAATAALVERGFEVAKDYGEYVELEPGDGRVTLGLYERTGLAAEFGVDPQGSGSHRLAIGTDGTARVDADGFVWEPVAAAAD; encoded by the coding sequence ATGACCAGCATCCAGCACGTCACCCTCGAGGTGACCGACACGGCCTCGGCCGACACCTTCTACCGCACGGTCCTCGGCGCGGACGTCCCGGTGCGCACGCGCGCGTCGGACGCGCCGTCGACGGGCTTCCGCGGGTTCACGCTGGGCGTCGACCTGCACTCCCCGGCCGACGTCGACGCGGTCGTCGAGCGCGCGCACGCGGCCGGCGCCCGGGTCGTCAAGCGGGCCGAGGCGCAGCCGTGGGGCGGCTACTCGGGCGTGGTCGAGGCCCCCGACGGGACGGTCTGGAAGGTCGCCACGGCGGCACCGGCCGGGACCGCGCCGACCGGCGGCACCGTCGAACGGACGGTCCTGCTCCTCGGCGTCGGTGCCGTCGCGGCGGCGACGGCCGCGCTCGTCGAGCGGGGGTTCGAGGTCGCGAAGGACTACGGCGAGTACGTCGAGCTCGAGCCGGGCGACGGGCGCGTCACGCTCGGCCTGTACGAGCGGACCGGCCTCGCGGCGGAGTTCGGTGTGGACCCCCAGGGCTCGGGGTCGCACCGGCTGGCGATCGGCACGGACGGCACGGCGCGCGTCGACGCCGACGGCTTCGTGTGGGAGCCCGTCGCCGCTGCGGCGGACTGA
- a CDS encoding VOC family protein, producing the protein MHVRVHRAFLPHLDPAASLALYRDVLGLEVREDVGSGSLRWLTFAPAAPSDEASGSGGAALVLGPPIASHGVTQAEHRTVRELMAKGVYATVSLATGDLAGAFARVEACDVVDLLQEPARRPFGGVDFAFLDPAGNVVRVVEAP; encoded by the coding sequence GTGCACGTCCGGGTGCACCGGGCGTTCCTCCCGCACCTCGACCCGGCGGCGTCGCTCGCGCTCTACCGCGACGTGCTGGGCCTCGAGGTGCGGGAGGACGTCGGCTCCGGCTCGCTGCGCTGGCTGACGTTCGCGCCGGCCGCACCGTCCGACGAGGCCTCGGGCTCGGGTGGTGCGGCGCTCGTGCTCGGCCCTCCGATCGCGTCGCACGGCGTCACGCAGGCCGAGCACCGCACCGTTCGAGAGCTCATGGCCAAGGGCGTGTACGCCACGGTGTCGCTCGCGACCGGCGACCTCGCGGGTGCGTTCGCGCGCGTCGAGGCGTGCGACGTCGTCGACCTCCTGCAGGAGCCTGCCCGCCGGCCGTTCGGCGGCGTGGACTTCGCCTTCCTCGACCCGGCCGGCAACGTCGTGCGCGTCGTCGAGGCACCCTGA
- a CDS encoding YdeI/OmpD-associated family protein yields the protein MRFRTEVEPHEPMRGLEVPPDVVRALDGGARPRVVVTLHGHRWSTRVALLRGRHLIGLSNARRAATGVQVGDHVDVDVELDTTPVTVDVPDDVVAALVADPGARRAFDGLTVSRRRQHVRTVESARTPATRARRVAALLEAMRTRAEPGP from the coding sequence ATGAGGTTCCGCACGGAGGTCGAGCCGCACGAGCCGATGCGCGGCCTGGAGGTCCCGCCCGACGTCGTGCGGGCCCTCGACGGCGGCGCACGCCCCCGGGTGGTCGTCACCCTGCACGGTCACCGGTGGAGCACGCGGGTCGCGCTGCTGCGCGGGCGGCACCTCATCGGGCTCAGCAACGCCCGCCGCGCCGCGACCGGCGTGCAGGTCGGCGACCACGTGGACGTCGACGTCGAGCTCGACACCACGCCCGTCACGGTGGACGTGCCCGACGACGTCGTCGCGGCCCTGGTGGCCGACCCCGGGGCGCGGCGAGCGTTCGACGGCCTCACCGTGAGCCGTCGACGCCAGCACGTCCGCACGGTCGAGAGCGCCCGCACGCCCGCGACCCGCGCGCGGCGGGTCGCGGCGCTGCTGGAGGCGATGCGCACCCGGGCGGAGCCCGGGCCGTAG
- a CDS encoding sigma-70 family RNA polymerase sigma factor produces the protein MDTALFESERARLTAVAARILGGTAEADDVVQEAWLRLARTDHVDDPPAWLTTVVTRLCLDHLRRRQTRSAAEGHTPAGPPDGADPEVDALLADRVGGALQVVLDALAPAERAAFVLHDVFAYPFDEVGEMLGRSPAAARKLASRARLRLRGAPDADDPAVRAGNRRVVEAFLAAARGGELGALLDLLAPDAVMRADRVGQRIGADALYDGAEAVAGRFRGGARGARLVSVDGEPGLAWVVGGDVKVAFAFHLDGGLVREIELLADPEVLATLSIVPAGAAERGDA, from the coding sequence GTGGACACCGCCCTGTTCGAGTCCGAGCGCGCCCGCCTGACGGCCGTCGCCGCGCGGATACTCGGCGGGACCGCCGAGGCGGACGACGTCGTGCAGGAGGCCTGGCTGCGCCTGGCCCGCACCGACCACGTCGACGACCCGCCCGCGTGGCTGACGACGGTCGTGACGCGCCTGTGCCTCGACCACCTGCGCCGCCGTCAGACGCGGTCGGCAGCCGAGGGTCACACTCCGGCCGGCCCGCCCGACGGCGCGGACCCGGAGGTCGACGCTCTGCTCGCGGACCGCGTCGGGGGCGCGCTGCAGGTCGTGCTCGACGCGCTCGCGCCCGCGGAACGCGCCGCGTTCGTGCTGCACGACGTCTTCGCGTACCCGTTCGACGAGGTCGGCGAGATGCTGGGCAGGTCGCCTGCTGCGGCCCGCAAGCTCGCGAGCCGCGCTCGGCTGCGGCTGCGCGGTGCGCCCGACGCCGACGACCCCGCCGTGCGCGCCGGCAACCGGCGCGTCGTCGAGGCGTTCCTGGCCGCCGCGCGCGGCGGCGAGCTCGGCGCCCTGCTCGACCTCCTCGCCCCCGACGCGGTGATGCGGGCCGACCGCGTCGGCCAGCGGATCGGCGCCGACGCGCTGTACGACGGCGCGGAGGCGGTCGCCGGGCGGTTCCGCGGCGGTGCCCGGGGGGCACGTCTCGTGTCCGTCGACGGCGAGCCGGGCCTCGCGTGGGTCGTCGGCGGCGACGTCAAGGTCGCGTTCGCGTTCCACCTCGACGGCGGGCTCGTCCGGGAGATCGAGCTCCTCGCCGACCCCGAGGTCCTGGCCACGCTGAGCATCGTCCCCGCGGGCGCTGCGGAGAGGGGCGACGCATGA
- a CDS encoding PH domain-containing protein — protein sequence MEVTEETVARAATGDLFDPLGVTWTRVSPKLAAARLTVTAISLLPFLAATVLLAVLVDAAWLWVFPAAVAALGLWIGLLVPRQVGALAYAERADDLLVRRGILFRQLVVVPYGRMQYVDVTAGPLARRFGIASVQLHTASPSTTASIEGLPPQEAARLRDRLASRGEARLAGL from the coding sequence ATGGAGGTCACGGAGGAGACGGTGGCGCGCGCGGCGACGGGCGACCTGTTCGACCCGCTCGGGGTGACGTGGACGCGGGTCTCGCCGAAGCTCGCGGCGGCCCGGCTGACGGTGACCGCGATCTCCCTGCTGCCGTTCCTCGCGGCGACCGTGCTGCTCGCCGTCCTCGTCGACGCGGCCTGGTTGTGGGTGTTCCCCGCGGCCGTCGCCGCGCTCGGGCTGTGGATCGGGCTGCTCGTGCCCCGGCAGGTCGGGGCGCTCGCGTACGCCGAGCGAGCGGACGACCTGCTCGTGCGCCGCGGCATCCTGTTCCGCCAGCTCGTCGTCGTGCCGTACGGCCGCATGCAGTACGTCGACGTGACGGCGGGCCCGCTCGCGCGCCGGTTCGGCATCGCGTCGGTCCAGCTGCACACCGCGTCGCCCTCGACGACCGCGTCGATCGAGGGGCTGCCGCCGCAGGAGGCCGCGCGGCTGCGCGACCGGCTCGCGTCGCGGGGCGAGGCGCGGCTGGCGGGGCTGTGA